One window of the Triticum dicoccoides isolate Atlit2015 ecotype Zavitan chromosome 3B, WEW_v2.0, whole genome shotgun sequence genome contains the following:
- the LOC119275552 gene encoding bark storage protein A-like, producing the protein MGGVRQQLMAAVLVAVALMATAAEGYITQKTWGAIRRANRAGPFVGLVVPNTYEMVPVLESPSFVASESIPNMDIQGRRFRFGTIEGQSVVMVMTGLSMLNAGLTTQMLLSLFRVKGIVHWGIAGNANEDLQIGDVTIPEYWAHVSLWNWQRFGDGKDNELSLEAAGDYTREYGFLNFSDYTVGQSNPALSANQLNSIWYQPEEIFPKSGEPEERQHAFWVPASKRYYELAKKLEGMELPACVNATTCLPRAPRVTRVSKGCSANVFLDNAEYRQFLRKQFGCTPVEMESAAVALVAHTQGVPFLTIRSLSDLAGGGSALGNEASTFLDIAAQNAVTVMLKFVPLLGKSGSEMDDGAAADM; encoded by the exons ATGGGTGGTGTTCGGCAGCAGCTCATGGCCGCCGTCCTCGTGGCGGTGGCgctgatggccacggcggcggagGGGTACATCACTCAGAAGACGTGGGGCGCCATCCGCCGGGCGAACCGCGCCGGGCCGTTCGTCGGCCTCGTCGTGCCCAACACATACGAGATGGTCCCCGTGCTCGAGTCGCCCAGCTTCGTGGCCAGCGAGAGCATCCCTAACATGGACATCCAAG GGCGAAGGTTTCGCTTCGGAACCATCGAAGGCCAAAGCGTCGTCATGGTCATGACTGGACTGAGCATG CTCAACGCTGGTCTGACCACCCAGATGCTGCTGAGCCTGTTCCGGGTGAAGGGCATCGTCCACTGGGGCATCGCTGGCAACGCCAACGAGGACCTCCAGATCGGCGACGTCACCATCCCCGAATACTGGGCCCACGTCTCCCTCTGGAACTGGCAG CGGTTCGGCGACGGCAAGGATAACGAGCTGTCACTGGAGGCCGCCGGCGACTACACCCGGGAGTACGGCTTCCTCAACTTCTCCGACTACACCGTGGGGCAGAGCAACCCGGCGCTATCAGCCAACCAGCTCAACAGCATCTGGTACCAGCCGGAGGAGATCTTCCCCAAGTCCGGCGAGCCGGAGGAGCGGCAGCACGCGTTCTGGGTGCCCGCCAGCAAGCGGTACTACGAGCTGGCGAAGAAGCTGGAGGGCATGGAGCTGCCGGCGTGCGTGAACGCGACGACGTGCCTGCCCCGCGCGCCGCGGGTCACCCGGGTCAGCAAGGGCTGCAGCGCCAACGTGTTCCTGGACAACGCCGAGTACCGCCAGTTCCTCCGCAAGCAGTTCGGGTGCACCCCCGTGGAGATGGAGAGCGCCGCCGTGGCCCTCGTGGCGCACACGCAGGGGGTGCCGTTCCTCACCATCCGCTCGCTCTCCGACCTGGCCGGGGGAGGCTCCGCGCTCGGGAACGAGGCCAGCACCTTCCTCGACATCGCCGCGCAGAACGCCGTCACCGTCATGCTCAAGTTCGTGCCGCTGCTCGGCAAGAGCGGCAGCGAGATGGACGACGGCGCGGCCGCTGACATGTGA